Proteins from one Malassezia vespertilionis chromosome 2, complete sequence genomic window:
- a CDS encoding uncharacterized protein (TransMembrane:2 (o271-289i410-428o); COG:S; BUSCO:EOG092640WA; EggNog:ENOG503P21M) gives MHGANGLFLRPLVVRFTDSHVEDAHVDLIYERVSQDGVRRWPKLAEETVGELKARLGTENPCMHDKRLRLIYFGRVLPNGVRFAAWLDALPQTRAMDQGQTALEHVCVQKELQAESMYVLHCVLNRAQPLSEGARGKQRETSNTPDALNAMGEGTLMLAVERLPPAYLQCSISTLRPGDTERDHAQVPHTSEEPRGFDRLQYTAGISPLDVQMMREHFHRQSGIQMARSGDVLRRDEEDDLAYRLEEQWIDSMGNAPETILPAHTPTISTSILRGLLTGFFFPFLPFFVRDPNPVVWPRITPLQQQREQLQELETGVQLVAQRLGAEPEQEDGSEEQNAGRAARQEMLQSFQSLLGVLSERSSQLAASEQGAEIEEDEFDEPMPSATRMPHWAPQEDYARYILFSPTTHFAIMGGLLLNLLLGAVQVIW, from the coding sequence ATGCACGGTGCCAACGGCCTGTTTCTGCGGCCGCTCGTCGTGCGGTTCACGGACTCACACGTGGAAGATGCACATGTAGATCTGATATACGAGCGCGTCTCCCAAGATGGCGTACGGCGCTGGCCGAAACTGGCTGAGGAAACGGTCGGCGAGCTCAAGGCGCGGCTCGGCACGGAGAACCCCTGCATGCACgacaagcgcttgcgcctcATTTATTTTGGCAGGGTGCTCCCGAATGGCGTGAGATTTGCGGCATGGCTCGATGCACTGCCACAGACCCGCGCAATGGACCAGGGACAGACTGCACTGGAGCAtgtgtgcgtgcaaaaggAGCTGCAGGCAGAGAGCATGTATGTGCTGCATTGTGTGCTCAACAGGGCTCAGCCACTCAGCgagggcgcgcgcggaaagcagcgcgagacaTCCAATACGCCTGATGCACTCAATGCCATGGGCGAGGGCACATTGATGCTTGCTGTGGAACGGCTTCCGCCAGCGTACCTCCAATGCTCCAtcagcacgctgcgcccggGCGATACAGAGCGCGACCATGCTCAAGTTCCGCACACGTCTGAGGAGCCGCGTGGATTTGACCGATTACAGTATACTGCAGGGATCTCGCCTCTGGATGTGCAGATGATGCGTGAGCATTTCCACCGCCAGTCGGGGATCCAAATGGCGCGGAGCGGCGATGTTCTGCGTcgcgacgaagaggacgaTCTCGCGTACAGACTTGAGGAGCAATGGATAGATAGCATGGGCAATGCGCCAGAGACGATCTTACCGGCGCACACACCGACCATATCCACCTCCATTCTCCGTGGGCTGCTCACTGGCTTTTTTTTCCCTTTCCTCCCATTTTTCGTACGCGATCCAAACCCAGTCGTCTGGCCACGCATAACACCCCTgcaacagcagcgcgagcagctaCAGGAGCTTGAGACAGGCGTACAgctcgttgcgcagcggctcggcgccgagcccGAGCAGGAAGATGGGTCCGAGGAGCAGAATGCcggacgcgccgctcgccaGGAAATGCTCCAATCGTTCCAGTCGCTCCTGGGCGTTTTATCGGAGCGCAGCTCGCAGCTCGCAGCTTCAGAGCAGGGCGCAGAGATTGAAGAGGATGAGTTCGACGAGCCAATGCCGTCTGCGACGCGCATGCCGCATTGGGCGCCGCAGGAAGATTATGCACGCTATATCCTTTTTTCGCCGACTACACACTTTGCCATCATGGGTGGCTTGCTCCTCAACCTATTGCTAGGCGCCGTGCAGGTCATATGGTAA
- the KEX2 gene encoding kexin (TransMembrane:1 (n3-11c16/17o721-743i); SECRETED:SignalP(1-16); BUSCO:EOG09260J8F; COG:O; EggNog:ENOG503NV4P; MEROPS:MER0001604): protein MRLAPFLAALLVGTHAFPQKRSYDTHHYYVAELVPDSGACARVEPRDVAAALGAELVERVGSLPHDWLLRNAKQDHLARRSVYGEDPVEKDYVLQRWKALQHPNMKRSCVGPSCVSETCIAARLRSVERQVLSQRHKRTMPLYPAPRAPIPVEGRANRSAAYTERYHISDPLFFKQWHIVNDQKEGNDVHLNNTWDYFTGKGVAVAFIDDGLDYHHPDLKANFFAKGSYDFNDHTPLPEPRLEDDVHGTRCAGEVAAARNEVCGVGVAPNAKIAGIRILSAPISDADEAMALNYAYQDNDIYSCSWGPPDNGKSMDEPKGLVAKALLNGIYNGRGGKGNLFIFAGGNGGASDDQCNFDGYTNSIFTITIAAVDSKGEHPYYSEMCSAIIASSWSSGAGHMIETTDASLGTKRLCTESHGGTSAAAPLVAGMLALALEARPELTWRDAQHLLIQSSDPINTNDPDWSKNGAGLMYSHKYGFGVVRAARLVENAQKMQLVKPQAWFESAKMHIASPILNLNANVTASLDVTQKMLNDANVAKLEHVTVKVWIGHERRGSMKITITSPQNTTSVLASPRRLDENEFGLTGWTFMTLKHWAEPPVGTWTVSVQDHSNERLAAELGSRGTGNFTDWTLMLWGEAHDVSKARPWNFPADSPEYGMTLPGAPTQTMLGSYASDTFQLKKPTNALPDDHHKKPGETSGAFGEQPAADTGYLGGLDNQSVWLSVAAGLGLLVGCTLLLVFLYRRVHARRRNYAYLPGNEEDFALDGMEQDAPLQARDLYDAFALEESDGESDGDGDASDRASMEKNNTSTNDSLLDAPHESR from the coding sequence atgcgccttgcgccgtttcttgcggcgctgttgGTCGGGACCCATGCGTTTCCGCAGAAGCGCAGTTATGACACACACCACTATTATGTTGCAGAGCTCGTGCCGGACTCTggggcttgcgcgcgcgtcgagccgcgcgatgtAGCCGCTGCATTGGGCGCCGAACTTGTGGAGCGTGTAGGATCGCTGCCCCATGATTGGCTTTTGCGCAATGCGAAGCAGGACCATCTTGCTCGGAGGTCTGTGTATGGAGAAGACCCAGTAGAGAAAGACtatgtgctgcagcgctggaaagcgctgcagcatcccAACAtgaagcgcagctgcgtTGGGCCTTCCTGTGTGTCCGAGACGTGtatcgccgcgcgcctccgCAGTGTCGAGCGTCAGGTATTGAGtcagcggcacaagcggACAATGCCCTTATAccctgcgccgcgggcgCCAATTCCTGTCGAGGGCCGTGCAAACCGGTCCGCTGCGTATACAGAGCGCTACCATATTAGCGATCCCCTGTTTTTCAAGCAGTGGCACATTGTCAACGACCAGAAAGAAGGGAACGATGTGCATCTGAACAATACGTGGGATTATTTTACGGGGAAAGGCGTCGCTGTCGCATTCATCGACGACGGCCTGGACTACCACCACCCCGACCTAAAAGCCAACTTTTTTGCAAAAGGATCATATGATTTTAACGATCATACGCCGCTGCCCGAGCCGCGCCTGGAAGACGACGTGCATGGAACGCGGTGTGCCGGTGAGGTagccgccgcgcgaaacgaagtgtgcggcgtcggcgtgGCGCCGAACGCGAAAATCGCAGGGATCCGCATTCTGAGTGCTCCGATCAGCGATGCGGACGAGGCCATGGCGTTGAATTATGCGTACCAGGACAACGATATCTATAGCTGCAGCTGGGGTCCTCCGGACAACGGAAAAAGTATGGACGAGCCGAAAGGCCTCGTCGCAAAAGCGCTTCTCAACGGAATTTACAATGGCCGTGGCGGCAAAGGCAATCTCTTTATATTTGCCGGTGGaaatggcggcgcatccgaCGATCAGTGCAACTTCGACGGGTATACAAACTCGATCTTCACCATCACGATCGCAGCGGTCGATAGCAAAGGTGAGCATCCCTACTATTCCGagatgtgcagcgccatcATTGCATCCAGCTGGAGCTCCGGTGCGGGACACATGATTGAAACCACCGACGCATCCCTAGGCACAAAAAGGCTGTGCACAGAGAGCCACGGTGggacaagcgccgcagcgccgcttgttGCTGGGATGCTcgcacttgcgctggaaGCCAGGCCAGAGCTCACATGGCGCGATGCCCAGCACCTGCTCATTCAGTCCTCTGATCCAATCAATACAAACGATCCTGACTGGTCAAAGAACGGCGCTGGGCTCATGTACTCGCACAAATATGGCTTTGGCGTAGtccgagcggcgcgcctcgtcgagaATGCGCAAAAGATGCAGCTTGTAAAGCCGCAGGCGTGGTTCGAGTCTGCAAAAATGCACATTGCATCGCCGATCCTCAACCTCAACGCCAACGTCACTGCGTCGCTCGACGTCACGCAGAAAATGCTGAACGACGCAAACGTCGCGAAGCTTGAGCATGTTACGGTAAAGGTATGGATCGGGCATGAGCGGCGTGGGAGTATGAAAATAACCATCACAAGCCCACAGAACACGACAAGTGTTTTGGCGTCCCCCCGCAGGCTTGACGAGAACGAGTTTGGACTGACAGGCTGGACATTCATGACACTCAAGCACTGGGCTGAGCCGCCTGTTGGGACCTGGACGGTCAGCGTGCAGGACCACTCAAACGAGAGATTGGCTGCAGAGCTGGGATCGCGCGGGACAGGAAACTTTACCGATTGGACTCTCATGCTCTGgggcgaagcgcacgatgtgagcaaggcgcgcccTTGGAATTTCCCAGCAGATAGCCCAGAGTATGGCATGACCTtgcccggcgcgccaaCACAGACCATGCTGGGCAGCTATGCCTCGGACACGTTCCAGCTTAAGAAGCCTACCAATGCACTTCCAGACGACCACCACAAGAAACCGGGCGAGACGAGTGGAGcctttggcgagcagccAGCGGCAGATACAGGATACTTGGGCGGCCTAGATAACCAATCCGTGTGGCTCAGTGTCGCTGCAGGCCTCGGCCTTTTGGTCGGCTGCACACTGCTCCTCGTTTTCTTGTACCGCCGCGTGCACGCGAGACGGCGCAACTATGCCTACTTGCCCGGTAACGAGGAAGATTTTGCATTGGACGGGATGgagcaggatgcgccgcttcaAGCGCGCGATCTGTACGATGCGTTCGCGCTGGAGGAGAGCGATGGCGAGAgcgatggcgatggcgatgcGAGCGATCGTGCGTCCATGGAGAAAAATAACACCTCTACAAATGActcgctgctcgatgcgccgcacgaaTCCAGGTAA
- a CDS encoding uncharacterized protein (COG:O; TransMembrane:1 (n7-19c23/24o485-506i); SECRETED:SignalP(1-23); EggNog:ENOG503NV5M), with protein MKSVLRVASVIAALALAQLSVLAETFEPTHVDGYFVEQFNPGWDQRWSVSRSSKLQRGEEEFKYDGKWAVEEPSVFPGIKGDTGLVLKSKAKQHAISAKFDEPIVSTGNEHLIIQYEVKLQKGLSCGGAYIKLISGENGDFDPDQFSDKTPYSIMFGPDKCGAANNKVHFIFRHQNPVSKKYEEKHMMLPAYPPMSKTTTLYTLIVDRNTSWTIEINEQLRASGDLFNNFEPPFIPPTEIDDPTDVKPQDWVDEAQIVDESATKPDDWDENAPTMIPDPTATKPMDWYEEEKVLIPDPSASKPEEWDDEEDGAWIAPSIPNPKCEDAAGCGPWSAPLVQNPEYKGKWSKPLIPNPAYKGEWSARKIPNPNYFEGGKPNQFLPIVGAGFELWTMDEDILFDNIYIGNSLAEARKLAKETFHVKRPIELDAETRDVDSTEAEAGRSALPNIAHRIARQVRTKTMRFVERIGSEEDKIAVLRGSYDIVGFWAAAVAVALGLLGLIGALLGGKKDVRVKREPASKASPDAATGTPDAAVASGVHTAQATKRNVTAK; from the coding sequence ATGAAATCCGTGCTTCGTGTAGCCTCTGTgattgcggcgcttgcacttgcgcagctgtCTGTGCTGGCAGAAACATTTGAACCGACCCATGTAGATGGTTACTTTGTCGAGCAGTTCAATCCGGGCTGGGACCAGCGCTGGTCTgtgtcgcgctccagcaagttgcagcgcggcgaggaggAGTTCAAGTACGACGGTAAATGGGCTGTCGAGGAGCCGTCCGTGTTCCCTGGTATCAAGGGAGACACGGGCCTTGTTCTTAAGAGTAAGGCTAAGCAGCACGCGATCAGCGCCAAGTTTGACGAGCCGATCGTGAGCACGGGCAACGAGCACCTTATCATCCAGTACGAGGTGAAGCTGCAAAAAGGCCTTTCGTGCGGTGGTGCCTACATCAAGCTCATCAGCGGCGAGAATGGAGACTTTGACCCGGACCAGTTCTCTGACAAGACGCCCTATTCGATCATGTTTGGCCCCGACAAGTGCGGTGCTGCGAACAACAAGGTCCACTTCATCTTCCGCCACCAAAACCCCGTATCGAAGAAGTATGAGGAGAAGCACATGATGCTTCCGGCCTACCCCCCCATGTCGAAGACTACTACGCTGTACACCCTCATTGTGGACCGCAACACGAGCTGGACGATCGAGATCAACGAGCAGCTCCGTGCAAGCGGCGACCTCTTCAACAACTTTGAGCCGCCTTTTATTCCTCCCACCGAAATCGACGACCCTACCGACGTGAAGCCCCAGGACTGGGTCGATGAGGCCCAGATTGTGGACGAGTCTGCGACAAAGCCTGACGATTGGGACGAGAATGCGCCGACGATGATCCCCGATCCAACCGCGACCAAGCCTATGGACTGGTACGAGGAGGAGAAAGTGCTCATTCCTGACCCGAGCGCTTCCAAGCCGGAAGAATgggacgacgaggaggacgGCGCGTGGATTGCGCCGAGCATTCCGAACCCCAAGTGTGAGGACGCCGCTGGGTGTGGTCCATggtctgcgccgctggtcCAAAACCCCGAGTATAAAGGCAAGTGGAGCAAGCCATTGATTCCTAACCCCGCGTACAAAGGCGAATGGTCTGCACGCAAGATCCCGAACCCCAACTACTTTGAGGGTGGCAAGCCGAACCAGTTCTTGCCGATTGTTGGCGCCGGCTTCGAGCTCTGGACGATGGACGAGGACATTCTATTCGACAACATTTACATTGGAAACTCGCTCGcggaggcgcgcaagctggccAAGGAGACGTTTCATGTGAAGCGCCCGATCGAGCTCGATGCCGAGACGCGCGATGTAGACTCGACCGAGGCGGAGGCAGGCAGGAGTGCGCTGCCCAACATTGCCCatcgcattgcgcgccagGTGCGCACCaagacgatgcgctttgTCGAGCGTATCGGCAGTGAGGAGGACAAGATTGCCGTTCTGCGTGGATCGTACGACATTGTAGGGTTCTGGGCGGCTGCGGTTGCtgtcgcgcttggcctgcTTGGGCTGATCGGTGCTCTGTTGGGTGGTAAGAAGGATGTACGTGTGAAGCGCGAGCCTGCTTCCAAGGCATCGCCCGACGCGGCCACCGGAACGCCCGACGCTGCCGTCGCCAGCGGTGTGCACACCGCACAGGCAACGAAGCGCAATGTTACCGCGAAGTAG
- the ARG4 gene encoding argininosuccinate lyase (EggNog:ENOG503NVYH; BUSCO:EOG092621S9; COG:E) gives MQGDDFTKRKLWGGRFTGETDPVMHAFNESLSYDQRMWAQDIRGSQAYAKALVDTGILTADEAEQIRAGLARVGEEWRAGQFKAAPEDEDIHTANERRLKELIGSVAGKLHTGRSRNDQVATDMRLWLMDEIDSLISLSSELVSVMANRAREEVSVLMPGYTHLQRAQPIRWSHLLLSHATYFSYDIERLRALRKRISLLPLGAGPLAGNPFAGLNREALAKELGFEVVGPNSMHSVADRDFVAETLMWCSLFSVHVSKIAEDLIIYSSAEFGFVALSDAYSTGSSIMPQKKNPDSLELLRGKSGRLFGNMAGFMMSYKGIPSTYNKDLQEDKEPLFDAVDTTTACLKILIGVVSTLSINPEKMRGALTTDMLATDLADYLVRKGIPFRETHHISGSAVKLAEDRGCTLADLTLEDLRTLHPKFEEDVALVWDPEQSVERRNATGGTSKRAVLEQVEKLLAQW, from the exons ATGCAAGGCGACGATTTCACCAAGCGGAAACTGTGGGGTGGCCGCTTTACTGGCGAGACCGACCCTGTGATGCATGCTTTCAACGAGTCGCTGTCGTATGACCAGCGTATGTGGGCTCAAGATATCCGCGGCTCGCAGGCGTACGCAAAAGCGCTCGTAGATACCGGCATCCTCACCGCGGATGAAGCCGAACAAATTCGTGCgggccttgcgcgcgtcggcgaggAATGGCGTGCGGGCCAGTTCAAGGCTGCACCGGAGGATGAAGACATCCATACGGCAAACGAGCGCCGTCTCAAAGAGCTTATTGGTTCCGTCGCCGGAAAACTGCACACGGGGCGCAGCAGGAACGACCAGGTGGCTACGGACATGCGCTTGTGGCTCATGGACGAAATTGATTCGCTGATTTCGCTTAGCTCCGAGCTTGTTAGTGTCATGGCAAACCGCGCGCGTGAGGAGGTGAGTGTGCTCATGCCGGGCTACAcgcatttgcagcgcgcacagccGATCCGCTGGTCGCACCTGTTGCTCTCTCACGCGACATACTTTTCGTATGATATCGAGCgtttgcgtgcgctgcgcaagcgcatctCCTTGCTTCCGCTTGGTGCGGGCCCGCTGGCAGGAAACCCATTTGCAGGCCTAAAtcgcgaggcgcttgcgaaGGAGCTCGGGTTCGAGGTCGTGGGCCCGAATagcatgcacagcgtcgcggaCCGAGACTTTGTAGCTGAGACGCTCATGTGGTGCTCCTTGTTCTCGGTGCATGTGAGCAAGATTGCAGAGGACTTGATCATCTACTCCAGCGCCGAGTTTGGATTTGTGGCCCTGAGCGACGCGTACAGTACCGGCTCGTCGATCATGCCCCAAAAAAAGAACCCCGACTCactcgagctgctgcgaGGTAAGAGTGGCCGCTTGTTTGGCAACATGGCTGGGTTCATGATGTCCTACAAAGGCATCCCATCGACCTACAACAAGGATCTACAGGAGGACAAGGAGCCCCTCTTTGATGCCGTAGACACGACGACCGCGTGCCTCAAGATTTTGATCGGCGTGGTTAGCACGCTTTCT ATCAACCCCGAaaaaatgcgcggcgcactgacCACGGACATGCTCGCGACCGACCTCGCCGACTACCTCGTGCGCAAAGGT ATCCCCTTCCGCGAAACGCACCATATCTCTGGTTCCGCCGTGAAGCTCGCGGAAGACCGCGGGTGCACATTGGCCGACCTCACACTTGAGGATTTGCGCACACTCCACCCCAAGTTTGAGGAGGATGTAGCGCTTGTCTGGGACCCCGAGCAAAgcgtcgagcggcgcaatgcaacCGGCGGCACCTCCAAACGCGCCGTCctcgagcaagtcgagaAGCTTCTCGCGCAGTGGTAG